The following coding sequences are from one Lolium rigidum isolate FL_2022 chromosome 6, APGP_CSIRO_Lrig_0.1, whole genome shotgun sequence window:
- the LOC124666565 gene encoding glucosidase 2 subunit beta-like, with amino-acid sequence MPPHQSRLLVTSVAHGTLLLLLLAGAGAASPPLVGVSPHDEAYFAPQVIACRDGSGSFPKSRLNDGYCDCADGTDEPGTSACPEGKFYCTNSGDDPRLLFSSFVNDNICDCCDGSDEYESGVHCSNTCKNSHATAEVDNGVSELSVTHLDGTNVITSKHTLDIEDLIQKLRGLRMAAVIELGLVVGIFVFCFARRNTRTRRRQHILKR; translated from the exons ATGCCTCCACACCAAAGTCGTCTCCTGGTCACCTCGGTCGCTCACGGcactctcctccttctcctccttgccggcgccggcgccgcctcgcCACCGCTTGTCGGCGTTTCTCCCCATG ACGAGGCGTACTTCGCGCCGCAGGTGATCGCCTGCAGGGACGGCTCAGGCTCATTCCCCAAGAGCCGGCTCAACGACGGGTACTGCGATTGCGCCGATGGAACCGACGAGCCAG GTACTTCGGCTTGCCCGGAAGGCAAATTTTACTGTACAAATAGTGGAGACGATCCTCGTCTCCTGTTCTCTTCGTTTGTGAATGATAACATATGCG ATTGTTGTGATGGAAGTGATGAGTATGAAAGTGGTGTCCATTGTTCGAACACATGTAAAAATAGCCATGCTACTGCTGAGGTGGACAATGGTGTTAGCGAGCTGTCAGTAACACATTTAGATGGTACAAATGTAATTACTAGTAAACATACACTGGACATAGAAGATCTTATCCAGAAGCTAAGAG GATTAAGAATGGCTGCAGTCATTGAACTGGGTCTTGTTGTAGGTATTTTTGTTTTCTGCTTTGCTCGACGGAACACTCGTACAAGGAGGAGACAGCATATTTTGAAAC GTTAG
- the LOC124666567 gene encoding 60S ribosomal protein L18a: protein MVAFRFHQYQVVGRGLPTPTEEQPKIYRMKLWATNEVRAKSKFWYFLRKLKKVKKSNGQILAFNEIFEKNPTTIKNFGIWLRYQSRTGYHNMYKEYRDTTLNGAVEQMYTEMASRHRVRSPCIQIIKTATVHFSICKRENTKQFHKSDIRFPLVYQKVRPPTRKLKTTFKATRPNLFM, encoded by the exons ATGGTCGCGTTCAGG TTCCACCAGTACCAAGTGGTCGGGAGGGGCCTGCCGACACCGACCGAGGAGCAGCCCAAGATCTACCGCATGAAGCTATGGGCGACCAACGAGGTCCGAGCCAAGTCCAAGTTCTG GTACTTCCTCCGAAAGCTGAAGAAGGTTAAGAAGAGCAACGGCCAGATCCTCGCCTTCAACGAG ATTTTTGAGAAGAACCCTACCACTATCAAGAACTTTGGCATCTGGTTGCGTTACCAAAGCAGGACTGGATACCACAACATGTACAAGGAGTACCGTGACACTACCCTCAATGGTGCAGTTGAGCAGATGTACACAGAGATGGCTTCCCGCCACCGTGTTAGATCCCCCTGCATTCAGATCATCAAGACTGCCACTGTCCATTTCAGCATCTGCAAGCGTGAGAACACTAAGCAGTTTCACAAGTCGGACATCAGGTTCCCACTGGTCTACCAGAAGGTCCGGCCACCAACCAGGAAGCTGAAGACGACCTTCAAGGCTACAAGGCCAAACTTGTTCATGTGA